A single genomic interval of Helianthus annuus cultivar XRQ/B chromosome 13, HanXRQr2.0-SUNRISE, whole genome shotgun sequence harbors:
- the LOC118485639 gene encoding E3 ubiquitin-protein ligase HAKAI homolog produces MLRIRLRNKAAAAESGSGAKPSTGESVTVACPDHLVLAELPVAKSIGSASGVTLVKTIGQKSSRPLGKRVHMCAKCDFPIAIYGRMIPCEHALCLDCARSDSTCFLCEERIQKIQTVKMMEGMFLCAVPLCLKSFLNKDDFKAHVHAHHPDLRNSKPQKDGNEPVAANTKEPKTSDSTVQAPIPRPAQDGEDRTQWSLPQPLAPIRPLMQPNPKPNPPIALDRPNLTHMQQPNFEYPVTGLQPPAFVVPNVMGPGSFGQPFYVGQQVPEAGVQQGSLLGYPQLLNFGPNGQVFDPSMTMNQVGFLQGGPPSQGMNANDGSGGSILATNQSPAAPLPPPFGDSHVGDTNHHGQASTR; encoded by the exons ATGCTTAGAATTCGGCTCAGAAACAAGGCTGCGGCTGCTGAAAGTGGCAGCGGAGCAAAACCGTCAACAGGGGAGTCAGTGACGGTTGCATGCCCTGACCACCTTGTTCTGGCTGAGCTTCCGGTGGCTAAAAGTATTGGTTCTGCTAGTGGTGTTACTCTTGTCAAGACTATTGGTCAAAAGTCCAGCCGCCCGCTTGGAAAAAGGGTCCATATGTGTGCTAAGTGTGATTTTCCAATAGCGATTTATGGACGTATG ATCCCTTGTGAGCATGCACTTTGCCTGGATTGTGCTAGGAGTGACTCCACATGCTTTTT GTGCGAGGAACGTATTCAGAAGATCCAGACAGTTAAAATGATGGAAGGCATGTTCCTATGTGCAGTCCCTCTTTGTCTAAAATCCTTTTTAAATAAAGATGATTTTAAGGCCCATGTTCATGCTCATCACCCGGATCTTCGCAATTCAAAGCCTCAAAAGGATGGAAACGAGCCTGTGGCCGCAAACACCAAAGAACCAAAAACTTCTGACTCAACAGTTCAAGCCCCAATCCCAAGGCCAGCCCAAGATGGCGAAGACCGCACCCAATGGTCCCTACCCCAACCTCTAGCCCCTATTAGGCCACTCATGCAACCAAACCCAAAGCCAAACCCACCAATTGCTTTGGATCGGCCAAATCTAACACACATGCAGCAACCGAATTTTGAATACCCTGTGACTGGCCTCCAGCCACCTGCTTTTGTAGTACCAAATGTAATGGGTCCTGGTTCATTTGGTCAACCATTTTATGTGGGTCAACAGGTTCCAGAAGCAGgtgtgcaacaagggtcgttatTGGGTTATCCTCAACTGCTGAATTTTGGACCAAATGGTCAAGTGTTTGATCCTTCTATGACTATGAATCAAGTTGGTTTCCTTCAAGGAGGTCCACCATCACAAGGGATGAATGCTAATGATGGAAGTGGTGGCAGCATCTTGGCTACAAACCAGTCACCAGCGGCGCCACTACCTCCGCCATTTGGCGATTCCCATGTTGGTGATACGAATCACCATGGACAAGCGTCAACAAGATAA